In Plutella xylostella chromosome 3, ilPluXylo3.1, whole genome shotgun sequence, the following proteins share a genomic window:
- the LOC119693498 gene encoding iron-sulfur cluster assembly 2 homolog, mitochondrial, producing MFRSANKIARISSNYCFRKSLLYSTQNVAKAVSNGEGISISDTCVQQLKKLCKDDKNSFLRLAVESGGCSGFQYKFDLDDKIVEDDRVFQRDGVKVVVDETSLEYIKGAQIDYHTELIRSAFRVVQNPNADLGCSCGASFSIKID from the exons ATGTTTCGATCAGCTAATAAAATAGCCCGAATAAGCTCCAACTACTGTTTCAGGAAGAGTTTATTGTATTCTACTCAAAATGTTGCAAAGGCGGTGTCTAATGGTGAAGGAATTTCGATAAGTGATACCTGTGTGCAGcaactaaaaaaattatgtaaagatGATAAAAATTCATTTCTACGACTTGCCGTAGAGAGCGGAGGATGTTCGGGATTCCAGTACAAATTTGATTTGGATGATAAAATCGTGGAAGATGATAG agTATTTCAGCGCGACGGTGTCAAAGTTGTGGTGGATGAAACTTCACTGGAGTACATTAAGGGTGCTCAGATCGACTATCATACAGAACTGATACGCTCAGCATTCAGGGTAGTCCAGAATCCAAATGCTGATTTAGGGTGTTCTTGTGGAGCtagtttttcaataaaaatagattaa